From Carya illinoinensis cultivar Pawnee chromosome 5, C.illinoinensisPawnee_v1, whole genome shotgun sequence, one genomic window encodes:
- the LOC122311321 gene encoding probable UDP-3-O-acyl-N-acetylglucosamine deacetylase 1, mitochondrial isoform X1, whose translation MALAAAFNAFKSSNLVSWKQTGRLQQTLAGCIERAGKTLHSGEVSTIRIWPDLAGQGRYFDFRSNLILASIDFAEESPLCTTLCKNGFRIRTIEHLLSALEATGVDNCRIEIQNSDPEDGNVEETDSSQKCPQMFMQVPIFDGSANEWVRAIKDVGLKVATDHFGNSREKMAPYVIEPVHVWRNDSFVAAFPSEKVHITYGINFSEVHGIGCQWFSSASLDDYFYSEQIASSRTFCIYEEVEQMRNAGLIKGGSLENAIVCSFEKGWLNPPLRFPDEPCRHKVLDLIGDLSLFAQFGSQGLPMAHIVAYKGGHALHADFVRRLCGKI comes from the exons ATGGCTCTGGCAGCTGCCTTCAACGCCTTTAAGTCCTCAAATCTCGTCTCGTGGAAACaa ACTGGCAGGCTCCAGCAAACCCTTGCTGGATGCATAGAGCGGGCCGGGAAGACTCTGCATTCTGGCGAGGTTTCCACCATTAGAATTTGGCCGGACCTTGCCGGCCAAGGGAGGTATTTCGATTTCCGGTCCAATTTGATTCTTGCGTCCATCGATTTTGCCGAAGAGTCACCTCTCTGCACTACCCTTTGTAAGAATGGGTTCAGAATTCGAACCATTGAGCACTTACTGTCAGCCTTGGAGGCCACCGGGGTTGACAATTGCAGGATTGAGATACAGAATTCGGACCCTGAAGATGGTAACGTGGAG GAGACTGATAGTTCCCAGAAATGTCCACAAATGTTTATGCAGGTTCCCATTTTTGATGGCTCGGCAAACGAATGGGTAAGGGCAATTAAAGATGTTGGGTTAAAGGTGGCCACAGATCACTTTGGCAATAGTCGTGAAAAAATGGCCCCTTATGTGATTGAACCAGTGCATGTGTGGAGGAATGATTCCTTTGTAGCTGCATTCCCTTCAGAAAAGGTTCACATAACTTATGGGATCAACTTTTCTGAG gTGCATGGCATTGGCTGCCAGTGGTTTTCTTCAGCTTCATTGGATGATTATTTCTATAGTGAGCAGATAGCTTCATCAAGAACCTTCTGCATTTATGAGGAG GTGGAGCAAATGCGTAATGCTGGACTCATAAAAGGCGGCTCCCTAGAAAATGCCATTGTTTGTAG TTTCGAAAAAGGTTGGTTGAACCCCCCGCTGCGTTTCCCTGACGAACCTTGTCGGCATAAGGTATTAGATCTTATTGGTGACCTCTCCCTTTTTGCACAGTTTGGCAGTCAAGGGCTTCCAATGGCACACATAGTGGCTTACAAG
- the LOC122311321 gene encoding probable UDP-3-O-acyl-N-acetylglucosamine deacetylase 1, mitochondrial isoform X2, whose translation MALAAAFNAFKSSNLVSWKQTGRLQQTLAGCIERAGKTLHSGEVSTIRIWPDLAGQGRYFDFRSNLILASIDFAEESPLCTTLCKNGFRIRTIEHLLSALEATGVDNCRIEIQNSDPEDGNVEKCPQMFMQVPIFDGSANEWVRAIKDVGLKVATDHFGNSREKMAPYVIEPVHVWRNDSFVAAFPSEKVHITYGINFSEVHGIGCQWFSSASLDDYFYSEQIASSRTFCIYEEVEQMRNAGLIKGGSLENAIVCSFEKGWLNPPLRFPDEPCRHKVLDLIGDLSLFAQFGSQGLPMAHIVAYKGGHALHADFVRRLCGKI comes from the exons ATGGCTCTGGCAGCTGCCTTCAACGCCTTTAAGTCCTCAAATCTCGTCTCGTGGAAACaa ACTGGCAGGCTCCAGCAAACCCTTGCTGGATGCATAGAGCGGGCCGGGAAGACTCTGCATTCTGGCGAGGTTTCCACCATTAGAATTTGGCCGGACCTTGCCGGCCAAGGGAGGTATTTCGATTTCCGGTCCAATTTGATTCTTGCGTCCATCGATTTTGCCGAAGAGTCACCTCTCTGCACTACCCTTTGTAAGAATGGGTTCAGAATTCGAACCATTGAGCACTTACTGTCAGCCTTGGAGGCCACCGGGGTTGACAATTGCAGGATTGAGATACAGAATTCGGACCCTGAAGATGGTAACGTGGAG AAATGTCCACAAATGTTTATGCAGGTTCCCATTTTTGATGGCTCGGCAAACGAATGGGTAAGGGCAATTAAAGATGTTGGGTTAAAGGTGGCCACAGATCACTTTGGCAATAGTCGTGAAAAAATGGCCCCTTATGTGATTGAACCAGTGCATGTGTGGAGGAATGATTCCTTTGTAGCTGCATTCCCTTCAGAAAAGGTTCACATAACTTATGGGATCAACTTTTCTGAG gTGCATGGCATTGGCTGCCAGTGGTTTTCTTCAGCTTCATTGGATGATTATTTCTATAGTGAGCAGATAGCTTCATCAAGAACCTTCTGCATTTATGAGGAG GTGGAGCAAATGCGTAATGCTGGACTCATAAAAGGCGGCTCCCTAGAAAATGCCATTGTTTGTAG TTTCGAAAAAGGTTGGTTGAACCCCCCGCTGCGTTTCCCTGACGAACCTTGTCGGCATAAGGTATTAGATCTTATTGGTGACCTCTCCCTTTTTGCACAGTTTGGCAGTCAAGGGCTTCCAATGGCACACATAGTGGCTTACAAG
- the LOC122311321 gene encoding probable UDP-3-O-acyl-N-acetylglucosamine deacetylase 1, mitochondrial isoform X3, with amino-acid sequence MALAAAFNAFKSSNLVSWKQTGRLQQTLAGCIERAGKTLHSGEVSTIRIWPDLAGQGRYFDFRSNLILASIDFAEESPLCTTLCKNGFRIRTIEHLLSALEATGVDNCRIEIQNSDPEDGNVEVPIFDGSANEWVRAIKDVGLKVATDHFGNSREKMAPYVIEPVHVWRNDSFVAAFPSEKVHITYGINFSEVHGIGCQWFSSASLDDYFYSEQIASSRTFCIYEEVEQMRNAGLIKGGSLENAIVCSFEKGWLNPPLRFPDEPCRHKVLDLIGDLSLFAQFGSQGLPMAHIVAYKGGHALHADFVRRLCGKI; translated from the exons ATGGCTCTGGCAGCTGCCTTCAACGCCTTTAAGTCCTCAAATCTCGTCTCGTGGAAACaa ACTGGCAGGCTCCAGCAAACCCTTGCTGGATGCATAGAGCGGGCCGGGAAGACTCTGCATTCTGGCGAGGTTTCCACCATTAGAATTTGGCCGGACCTTGCCGGCCAAGGGAGGTATTTCGATTTCCGGTCCAATTTGATTCTTGCGTCCATCGATTTTGCCGAAGAGTCACCTCTCTGCACTACCCTTTGTAAGAATGGGTTCAGAATTCGAACCATTGAGCACTTACTGTCAGCCTTGGAGGCCACCGGGGTTGACAATTGCAGGATTGAGATACAGAATTCGGACCCTGAAGATGGTAACGTGGAG GTTCCCATTTTTGATGGCTCGGCAAACGAATGGGTAAGGGCAATTAAAGATGTTGGGTTAAAGGTGGCCACAGATCACTTTGGCAATAGTCGTGAAAAAATGGCCCCTTATGTGATTGAACCAGTGCATGTGTGGAGGAATGATTCCTTTGTAGCTGCATTCCCTTCAGAAAAGGTTCACATAACTTATGGGATCAACTTTTCTGAG gTGCATGGCATTGGCTGCCAGTGGTTTTCTTCAGCTTCATTGGATGATTATTTCTATAGTGAGCAGATAGCTTCATCAAGAACCTTCTGCATTTATGAGGAG GTGGAGCAAATGCGTAATGCTGGACTCATAAAAGGCGGCTCCCTAGAAAATGCCATTGTTTGTAG TTTCGAAAAAGGTTGGTTGAACCCCCCGCTGCGTTTCCCTGACGAACCTTGTCGGCATAAGGTATTAGATCTTATTGGTGACCTCTCCCTTTTTGCACAGTTTGGCAGTCAAGGGCTTCCAATGGCACACATAGTGGCTTACAAG